The genomic stretch TAAATATTTACCTGAGGGTTGAAGCTTGTACGCCTGAGTGTAAGGTCTGCAAAACAAAACGACAAAGCACGTATGCGGTTGGTATCAGTGTATCTCTTCACTTGGAATACCAATGTGATACATTGCAGTGCTTTTGAAATAATCCCAAAGAAGATAAATGACACTGACTGAATAGACAATTTACTAGCAATAAATATTATTGTAAACTCACCAACAACATGGTCCTTGGAGTGGACCTGGGTCCAGAACTTTGCATCCTGTCTAAAACAGTTCAGCAGTGCAACATTTAATTCCAAGACATACATGTGGCAATGCAGTATTGTATTTTATGTacaaaattatgtgaaaattAATGTAATGAATGCAGCATCAGAGCTTTCAGGCTGTGGCAGAGGGATTCATAAAGCGCAACTCCTGTTTCACTGCTGGctacaacacattttaaaactacATATCATATTCAAGCAAAGTCTGAGCTGTTATAAACAGTCATTATGTTGCCAACTTTAGGAAAATCTGCGGTTAAAGCTGCCTCTAAATGTTGCTCATGTCTCACGGCTTTCTCACTCACTGACCACAAGATGATTctgcaaatacaaacacacttttacTTACTATCTAAAGACTAATAAGCACTCAAAAGACAAtaccttttcttcttctcctcagctGCCGCTTTAACTTTTAAGGAAGGATcacaagagaagaaagagaggaaattaaacatttcacaaGTGAAGACAATCAAGACAGTGTGTCAGTGAGGAAGTAGAGATTCATACGAAATACCTTTTCTGCGTGCAACCACAGCCACGAGTGCCACTGAAAAGAGGAACAACACCACAGCGGAGAAAGAGCCCAGAACGAGAGGCCAGTCAACACCAGACACATCTGCAGACATCacacagaaatatatatataaatacatatatttttttatttagaatgAACAAGTATGATTCGGGGAGGTATTTCAGTTGTTTCCTTAAAGCTCAGACAGCTTATCCGAAagtgtgacatttttttaagtCTCCCTCCCACTCAATATTCACATAAACTCAAACATTGCATGAAATAAGGATGTGCAATCGTCAACTACCTTGTGATGGTGGAGGGGGAATTCCTGGAAGatgagaaaagaggaaaacagtCATATTTCTTGTTAGATTAcctaaacatacacacacatacagaacaaCTTTAAATCTGCACCTCTGGTTACAGCCAAAGGGAGGCTGAGCTCAGAGCTGCTCCATTTCTTTCCCAGGTGGACACTGTACTGGCACCGGTACAAAGCCATGGGAGTGTCCTGGACTGGCACTGGGAAGGTGGCCTGATGGTGGATCAAGGTGGCAGGGTGAGTGGCGACAGGAAGTTCATTATCGGCCCGGTAGAGGGAGAAGACAGCACGGGGGTAGGCCGGAGACCCTGTGCAAAGCAAATGCCACacgtctgtctgctgctggagAATGAGGGTGGGCACTGGCAACACCACATCTGGCGAGgaaagaggacagagagtgaaATGTGCTGCCATGTGTATCAATTCATCATTTAAGTCATCTTTAAGCAAAAGAACAATCACTAGTTCTAACTTCTCACAATCTAGCATATTCTGGTTTATTTTTGTCTTACATGAGGCTAAACAGAGTTTTTTGTTAAAATTGTTTAACTATTTCAAGTTTGACCTATTTTATTAAGTTTAAAGGACATTATCACATATAAAGACAAtatttaagaggaaaaaaaacatcccagagcaatataatatctgttttattttgagaaatgcaaagaaaaaccagaaaaaaaacagctaagtGTAAAGATGTATAAATGCGTAAATAAATGGCGTAGCAGGGTTAATCTTAAGGGCATCGTGCAAAGAGTTTGCGGGCCGTCGCTGCAACCCAATCCACAGAAAAGATGTTGGCATGGTACATTTcgattttatgttgtgacataATTGTGTTAAGatcttgttaggtttaggcataaaaaaacactggttaggtttaggaaaagataaTGGTTTGGGTTTAAACACCAGCATTTGTAATCACAGAAATGGTTCTCTCTGTTCCCTCTGCTCTGCATCATCTCTCTAACTGTGTAACGACCCTTCAACTCCTCTTTCTCCAACTGAGGAAGTCGGCTCATAAAGATGTCATCTGAACTATGCCCCTTTGcctgtgttgttattttaaacataGACCTTCAATGTATCTTTGGATTATAGAAACTAACATTGCCGACATTTTATTCACAGCGCTGGGTAGGGGCTCTAAGTGCGACATACTCACCTGTAACAGTGATCTGAATCATGTTGCTGGCAGTTGAATTAACCAGTCCTCTCCTTTTGGTGATCTGGTAGAGGCAGGTGTACTggccttcctctcctcccctcactGGCCCAACAGTGAAGACTCCCGGCTGGGATTCACGGTTCGGCTGTGAGATAATGGATGTCGTCCCTGATCCCTCGGCCATCCTCAGCAAAAGGAAGGCCtctggtttgtttttagaggtagACTGGGACTGAGGCCGTGAAGGAAGGGTGGGGACCAAGCAGCTGAAGGAGAGCATGTCCCCACGTTTTACCACACCAGTCGAGGGCTGAACAGACAAGACCGGAGGAGGGAAAGTGTGTGTGGAGTGAGTAGGGCCAGGATCTGGAGAAGTAcaggaaggaagaggaaaatTAGATAATTATCTTTATAATTCTGTGGTATCATTTCTTTAAGGAATTGCATTCAAAGGCACAGCTTCTTTTATTATGCCTCTCAGCCTACGCTTTCCCGGGAGAATTAGTTCCCAGTGACAGACAGAATTGCATTGTGAAAACAGAATCAACATGGAACCAATCTAAATGCCATTATATTGTGTAATCAAGATTTACTTCAAAATGATGAATTAAGCCAACAACCTTGTTTTTTTGGGCAATTAAACTTGGAAATACATTTAGTTAGAGACCTTATTTATAATATGTGCAGGTGGAAAAATTGACAGACTGTCACAGACACCAGTAAACACAAAttgaaaactttgaaaaaaattgaaatataaagtaaaaaatattaaaaaaccagaaaaaaaggaaactttcAGAGTAGAATCAGcagttaacattt from Sparus aurata chromosome 1, fSpaAur1.1, whole genome shotgun sequence encodes the following:
- the LOC115595552 gene encoding uncharacterized protein LOC115595552, with the translated sequence MQVVSGGQSLWIYTLLFYSLQLCGRLSASTSSPPPPPPAPELNIYSRSGDSVVLVCRAPEGHRGVLFRLYRYRDMVNSQELESGAGEVQFTVRVNAEVSVQRELYCCQYKNQEDRYSAVSPYLELEHQKDPGPTHSTHTFPPPVLSVQPSTGVVKRGDMLSFSCLVPTLPSRPQSQSTSKNKPEAFLLLRMAEGSGTTSIISQPNRESQPGVFTVGPVRGGEEGQYTCLYQITKRRGLVNSTASNMIQITVTDVVLPVPTLILQQQTDVWHLLCTGSPAYPRAVFSLYRADNELPVATHPATLIHHQATFPVPVQDTPMALYRCQYSVHLGKKWSSSELSLPLAVTRGIPPPPSQDVSGVDWPLVLGSFSAVVLFLFSVALVAVVARRKVKAAAEEKKKRQDAKFWTQVHSKDHVVDLTLRRTSFNPQEWASGDTTTETASRSPLWNSLSTFTTPIHPIH